The genome window CTTAGTGAGTTTAATAGACTCCTCATATTGGCCATTACTCTCCCAAAGTTCCTTTCATAGTTAAACTGTAACCAAGATAAAGCCCAGGACAAGGCAGATTTTGCCTTTTTGTGAAGCGGGATATTATGCCCAACAGTGGGCCTCATCCACCACCTAGTGTTGCCTCTTCCTCATCAGAGTGAGCTTGGTTTCCTGGGTACCAGTGTTCTGAATGACATCCTTATCACAAGCCAAGTCTCAACTCAAGTCACAGCCACAGGCCCTGGGGTCAAACAAGCTGGGTTTACACAGCATTCAATGCCAAATGCTCATCATTGACTCTCAGCTTTGTCATCTAAAAGGGAGGGCTGCTAAGAAAGACCTGCTTCATGAAGCGGTTCCAAGTATGTACCTTggaagagctgggcatggtgttgTGAGTGTTGTGGTTTGTTACTCAggctgctgaggcaggagagcccCTAGCGCCCACGAACTCCAAATTAGCTTAGACAACCCAGAATATAGACTTGGCAGATGGTCAACTTCACACACTATGAACATATGGGCTAGTCATCCTTTTTTGCCCTTGTGTTTGCCTACCTGATCATCTGTCTTTACTTGTGGGCTCCCAGTAGCCTCTGGGCACCACATCTGGGTCACACAGCCCAGCTGCTCCTATGACTCAATTGTGCTGTATACTCCTCAGGCCTGCCATGGCCTGAAGAGCTGGTGGAGGAGGTGATCAGCATCATGACACAGCACGAGAGGATCCTGGACATTATGCTCAGCACTTGCCTTCTGCTGCTGCGTATTCTAGGCCAAGGTGGGTACCAGACTGGGGGGGGGAGCCCCTTCCTCTCAGGTCCTCTGCCTCACCAGCTCTTTCAACTTCCCACCCATGCCCAGCATCTGCCTCTTCAGGGTGTTGTTCCCTTCTGTGCCTATGTGACTCCATTCCAGAGCGATAGCGGGCATAGTTACAAATTCATGGGTCTGCATGGGGACTGACCCAGCCTGCTGGGATCCTGGATAAGTTCCCTAGCTATGTCACAGAAGCTGGGAAGGATGGTCTTCTGGGCTTTCCTGACCAGGAGAGGCCTGGGAAGTGTGATTGCCAGCAGGAAACTGCACCAAACTGAAGTCCTTAGTAGAAGCCTCTGCTGCTGAGCTCCCCCAGCTCTTCAAAATaggaagaaaaccaactccatctttatACTTGAAGCATCTAGTTAAACCCTTTACTTTTCTAGTCTTAATACTGAGGGCCTAACCACCACACAGATTGTGTCTTTTTTCCAGGGTCTGTGTGTATCAAATCCAGGCATCTTGTATGGTGGGCAAACATTCTACTGGGCAAAAGCTCATGAATACCTTATACTCAATGTTCTCGGCTAGTCATTGTGAAGGACCCAGCAATATCTTGGAGACTAGAACTAGAACAGGATGCTATAAGCTAGCTGTGTTGGTAAGAAAGGCCCTCATGTTTACAAAGACCTGCCTAGTGCCTAAAGAATAGGTGGACCTGTTTCTTTAATTTGAAGAGGTGATGCTGTCCCCAGCTACAGAGGGAGGGCACTTGTCCACCCTAGAGCCCTAGCTGTGGGGTTAGCCCATGTTTTTTCTCTGGCCCAATCTAGCACTGGCACAAGACTCAGAAACTGAGATCCCAAGGAGCAATTACATCATCTCTTTCCTGGTGAATATCTTGCGGAACCACCCCGACTCTGAGAGACTCATCACCATGGTCTACAACCTGCTCACCATTATCTCTAGCCAAGGTGACTGTTGGCCTTCTGCCCTTCCTTTCTGCTCTAAAAAGCCAGAGACAGAACAGAGGGCTTGGGGATAGGCAGCAGAAGGGCTCATTCCCAAGATGGATAGCCAAACTGTTCTCTGTTCTCAATGGCAGCCATGGGCACTGCTTGGAAGCTGGAGCCACTTGCCAAGAATGGCTGGTTAGTGCGTCAAGTCAAGGTTAGGCACAGGACCACTCTGACTTCTCACTCACACTAAGCCCACTTGGGTGAGAAAGGTATTAGGAGAAGTCATAAATAGACCAACCAGGCAAACTAGCTGTGGCATCAGCCCACAGGGGAAAAGGCAATGCTGGGGAAGGCTTCTTGGAGACTTTTCCTTCAAGTGCTTATTGAACCCACAGGGTTGGTCTCCGAAGAGCTGGAGGAGGAGGGTTTGCTTCAGCTTGCCCAAGAGCACCTGGACCACTTCATGGAGGACAGGGACATCTGCCTCGCTGTCCTGACCCTGCTCTGGTCCCTCCTGGTGGATGGTAAGGCCCTCCCTCCAAAAGCCCCACTGCATGAGACCtgttagagcagcagttctcaacctgtgtgtcttgacccctttgagggtcaaacgaccctttcacaggagttgccTAAGGCCACCAGAAAAGTTATTTACACtataatttataacagtagcaaaattgcagttatgaagtaacaaaaaaaaaaatgattttatggttagggaggggttcaccacaacatgaactatattaaaagggcagcattaggaaggcttaGATCCACGGTGCTAGAGCCTCTATAGCAGCAGTTCTCAAGACCCACAGTTTTGAGAATTGCTGCTCTCTATCTTGTCCCTTAAGCACTGGAGGGCAACCACAGGCCCTATAGGGCTCTTCTGGGAGCCTAGCACATAAGCACAGTGAGGCACAAGTAGGGTGAGAGAGGAAGGCCTTCAGGATACCTTGTCCATTGAGTAGGCAGCCTATGGCTCCAGAGGTCAACGAGGGAACTTGATGTCCTATCCTGGTTTTTAGTTTAGAATGGGGATTCCCAGGCCTGCTCTTCCCCTCTTCTAGATACTGTCTTGTCCATTGGATGAGGGCTCCAAGCCACAGCAACCCCAGAATACCACAGAGACCCTGCTAACACcacaaatgcaaaaattcccCATTTCTATTGATCACTCTGCTACAGACTCTGGCAGTAGAAAGCCCCATTTTCTATCTCTGAGGACAACTGTCCCCTTGATTTTCCTGTTCTTGGTGGGAGTTCAGAGGGGCACATATATAGCAGGTGCTTCTGTTCATACCTGGCCTGGTGTTCATCCTTTTCCTGGGTCTAGTTGTCCCTGTGAACAAAGAGCCTTTGGAGAAGCTCTCAGCCATAGCCACCTGGGTGCTGACCACTTATCTGGAGGACGTGGAAATAGCTGAGGCTGGCAGTGCAGTGCTCTGGCTGCTGTCCTTGTTGGGTGAGCAGCCTAAGGCCTTGGTAATAGGGAGGGTGACTCTGGAGACATATGACAACAAGGCTTGTATTCTGTAGGCTGCATAAAGGACAGTCAGTTTGAGCAGGTGGCAGCGCTGTTCCTGAAGAGCATCCAGCTGTTCCCTACCAGCGTTCTACTGGTGAACAATGTATGCCGTGGCTTGGCCAGCCTTGCAAAGGTATCCGGTAAGTCTGGGAAAGGACAGGCTGCTAGCTGCAGGTGGAACAAAGCTAGTTCCCTCCAGCGATGTCCACCTCGTGACCCCAAACTGGAACAGGAAAACCAGCCTCCAGGAATTTCTCTGTTTGGTGTCTTAGGACCACCTCTCCACCTATCCCACAGCTGCATAGGTTTCCTACATATAGGTCTGTCTCCAAGTCCAGACTTAAGTCAGTTCTCATACTAAGCACTGGCACAGTCCTTTATAGAGAACCCcgggcccaggcccaggcccaggcaaTGATTACCAGCAGAATATGGTCTGTAATGACCCACCTCCCTTGCTCCAAGAGCTGTCTCTTTGGCTTCACTCTTGCTCAGCTCTATTCATGCCAGTCTACTGGGCTAGCCAAACTGGTGGGGCCTCCTGGAAGTAGTTTGGAATCTTAGCTTTTCCTCACATATCCCTGACACCTTTATACAAAGTACCCTGTGAGAGAGGGTTCAGGCCCTGTGAGGTCCTGTTAACTGCTACAAGGTGAGAGGGCCACCTGCAGAGGAGGCCCATCCCCTCAGCGTCACACCAGGGCCTCCTtttcttggggggagggggaaaagaggaaCCAAGTGCTCTATTTCCCTTGGTATGGTGCTCATTGCCAACAGGTGCAAAGCTATGCTGTAGAAATGCAAAGTGGTGAAACTACCTCTTCCAACATTTTATACAGAGCAAGGTATAGCTCTGACTTCAGGAGCTTCCTTCACAGAAAGCTAGGATTCCTGGCAGAAGAGAACTCTTCCAGAAACCCTATGACCATAGTCATGTTACTTCCCAGGGATAGGGGTACAGGGGGCTGAGAAGGACAGGCGCAATGTGGCTGTAATAGACTGCATCATATACACAAATTCCCTTAACTCCTTTCTCCAGAACTGGCAGCCTTCCGAGTGGCAGTACTAGAAGAGGGCAGCAGTGGCCtctacctcctgcaagatatctacCAGCTCTACAACGATGACCCTGAGGTGGTGGAGAACATCTGCATGCTGTTGGCCCACCTGGCCTCCTACAGTAAAGACCCTTACTTCGTTCTCTCTCTGACAGGAAGGGAAGGAGCCCCAGAGCCCCTTTAACTTCCCACTCATTCACTCCAAGCCAAAGTGGTAACTTATCAACCTTAACTGGCGGGTGGGAAGGAATTCTGAGCCTCATCATCATCTCCACTGCAGAGGAGATCCTGCCAGAGCTGGAATCTGCAGGCATCAAAGACCTACTCCGGGTGATTGTGGAGCGCTTTACCTCCAGCCTAGTAAGTCAGAGTGATAACTCTTATCAAGCCAGAACACTTGCATGGCACCAACCCAGAGCTCTACATGATGCTTTTCTACTACTCTTGATCACACTGAATCCAATCCCAAATGGCAAGTACAGTGAGACCACCTCAAAGATTCTATCAGTCAGAGGGTTATGTCATCAAAGTAATTGCTCCTGTATCCTAAAGCTACCTGAACAAATGGTTCACTAGTTTCCTCCTTCCAGGAGCTGATTTCTTATGCTGACCTGGTACTTCAGGCACTAGAGGCAGCTGCACCACCCAGCCCTGAGGAGGAGCTTAAACCTGATGAAGAGCCGGAATCCTCTGAGGTCTCCCCGCAACTGCAGGAAGATCCTATCTTCCAGACCTGAAACGTTGCCCTTCCAGGCCTGGGGTAAGGGAAAGTCTCACCAGGACCAGGGTTGTATTTTGCACTCCACAGTGACTAATAAAGCCCTAGGCTGTTCCTGGCCCATGTCTGGCCGTGGTATCTGTGATCCTGCCTTGCAGGGCTTCAGAAAATTCTAGATGATGGGAAGAAACTGAGCTTCCACAAactccatttttagccatccattTATTTTTGACAGTACTGGAaatggaacccagggtcttgcacaTAGTAGACAAGTGCTCTGAGTCAGACATCTATCATCATGTGCATGGGTACACCTGTTCAAAGAGTTGTCACGTTCATTAAGTTCACTGGTCACTCTGTATGTGTTGCTAGCCAGACAGTGGGCAGATAGCCTTTCTGCTCACACTGCCCCGGGTGGTAGGATCTTCATCCTCCAGGTATACCTGTGCCCCAAGTCTCACCACAAGGGCTGTGTGGAGAACACCGTACTGGACATTGGCAATTTAGATGATTATGggcaaagcaaaggacaaaggAGAAAGTACCTCCACCCCAGTAGCTTGACGAAAGTTCTCAATGAGCAGTTCCTGTGCTGGCCAGATTGGTTTGCAGCAAACGGAAAGCCCTTAGCCTGGATCCCTTAGGTCCAACAAAGCTTATCCCCTTCCCGGAAAGAGGAGAAAATGCTGCTTGCTCCTTAGGGAAAGTGTTGAGTGCACAGGCTGAATCCCGCTATGCACATTGTTAAGTGGTAGCACAGGAGGTCAGCAGGGACTCTGTAGCACACTCACCCAATGCTCTCCTTCCTCTAAACCTACAACACATCCCTGATTTCTGGCCCCTATCTGACCAGTCTACCTCAACACACAGGTGCAGGACCAGGCCTCGATAGCAGAGTTGAGGCAGAAGTTCTAGCAGCTCACATGCCAAACCCCTGCAGCCATGGCTGAGAATGTTCACCAGAGGGAGTACAGAGACCAGACAGGCCTCCATAACCCCATCCCAACTGCCACTGGATTGAGGAGTCACTGAAGGACAGGGGTGGTGGTGACCGTAGCAGGATGGTGCTAAGCATACTCGTTGTTGTGGTCTGGAGTGGTAGCTGGGGGGCGTCGGTCTGCAATAATGCTCTCCCATTCACGTTTTACCATGATGTAAAGCCTCATTGCTGCCTGGGCATCCTGGACCTGGGTGACAGACAGCAATATTGACCATCCAGCAGAACacatggccacaggccacagAAGCACCGGAGCACAAGCTCACTCCTATGCTTCAGACTCAGTCACTCTATAAACAGGAGCAGAAAGGGAAACCCCACAGCAGAAGGAAGCTAGAGCTTCACAGCAGAGAGAGCTGAGTCAGGCACAAGAGAGAGTCAGAGGCTACACTGTAGGGGAACCTGTTCTCCTGAAAGATTGCCTGACCAGGAGGACCTGTTGGAACTGAGAACCCCAAGCCACAAAGCCCTAAAGCACCTTTGCTACATTTTGGAAATGCTCTATCCCTCATGCCTCAAGTGCTGGAGCCTAGGTCATCAGTGTGGCAGTGTAGGGGCAGTGGGACCTTTCAGAGCTGGCTTCCAGAAACACGAGGTAATTCTTGAGGCATCAGTCAGTTCTACGAAGAGTGAACTGTTGCTCCTTCCTCCTTGCCATCTCTCCAATCAGCTAAGCCTTATTACCACAAAGTCCCCAATCTCAGGTATTTAGTAAAAAACTGGAAGTACACAAACAGTCTTCAATTCGACTGGTGAATTTTGTTCCAATTTCTTACTGTCTATTATTCTCTGTATTAAGTTCAagttaaatgtaaatatttaagcTACAATAACATTTTGTAAGCCTACTCTGCCTAGGGTCCTCTCTTCTGTTTCTATGGTCAAGTGACATGTGCCTAGGTGTTAAGTCTGGGCTCTTACCTAGTGATACTTACTGAACAATGCTCGGCCTGCTGGACCCTGATCCCCAgaattttctcagaaagttgtTTCAGAGATGGTCTTCCACTCTGCAGAGAAGGATACCATTGAATGTGCTGCTTCCACAGGCTCTGCCCAAGGAGGACACAGCTAGCTACTGAGCACAGGTAACCTGCAGTTTCCCCTTCATGAGGAATGTCTGTGGCACTTAGGGATGCAACCATTAGCCTGCTGTGGCTTACAACATTGCTCATAGAGGAGGAGTTGGGGACTGGAGATGTACCACATAGTGGAGTGcttcaatttaatttaatttttgttttgttttgtttagagacagggtttttccttgtagccctggctgtcctggaactcatgctgtagaccaagctggattCAAATTCACagggctccacctgcctctgcctcctgagtgctgggattaaaggtatgcactgcCACACCAGGCttaatttttaatatgtatttatttaattttatgtacattggtgttttgcctccatgtatgtctatgtgatgtctcctggaactggaattacagatagccAGAAGCTGTCTGTGGGTAGGTCCTTAGAAGAggagccagtactcttaaccactgagccaactctctagctccaatttaaaaatttttattagttatacatAGGTATGTCTAGTTG of Meriones unguiculatus strain TT.TT164.6M chromosome 8, Bangor_MerUng_6.1, whole genome shotgun sequence contains these proteins:
- the Stkld1 gene encoding serine/threonine kinase-like domain-containing protein STKLD1 isoform X3, producing MENYQVLKTLRPGALGVNLVVEEIETETRYLIKQVECIDEHHANRALEELMPLLKLQHPNISVYHEMFIMWNDEWMHTMLSQVLDAVEYLHQLDITHRNIKPSNIALISSNYCKLQDLSSQALMTHEAKWNVRAEEDPCQKSWMAPECLKFSFSCKSDIWSLGCIILDMATCSFLNDTEAMHLRKAIRHHPGSLKPILKNIEERQLPGAEMFGFLLPFMLHINPSDRLAIRDVIGIIFTSTSFRNFSDTRNIHRQAIPIFITDVLLEGNMANILDVMQSFSTRPEVQLRALDKLLTMPEEDLGLPWPEELVEEVISIMTQHERILDIMLSTCLLLLRILGQALAQDSETEIPRSNYIISFLVNILRNHPDSERLITMVYNLLTIISSQGLVSEELEEEGLLQLAQEHLDHFMEDRDICLAVLTLLWSLLVDVVPVNKEPLEKLSAIATWVLTTYLEDVEIAEAGSAVLWLLSLLGCIKDSQFEQVAALFLKSIQLFPTSVLLVNNVCRGLASLAKVSELAAFRVAVLEEGSSGLYLLQDIYQLYNDDPEVVENICMLLAHLASYKEILPELESAGIKDLLRVIVERFTSSLELISYADLVLQALEAAAPPSPEEELKPDEEPESSEVSPQLQEDPIFQT
- the Stkld1 gene encoding serine/threonine kinase-like domain-containing protein STKLD1 isoform X1, coding for MENYQVLKTLRPGALGVNLVVEEIETETRYLIKQVECIDEHHANRALEELMPLLKLQHPNISVYHEMFIMWNDEISSLFLCLVMDYTPHGTFQNIIENKRKTKETFDCEWMHTMLSQVLDAVEYLHQLDITHRNIKPSNIALISSNYCKLQDLSSQALMTHEAKWNVRAEEDPCQKSWMAPECLKFSFSCKSDIWSLGCIILDMATCSFLNDTEAMHLRKAIRHHPGSLKPILKNIEERQLPGAEMFGFLLPFMLHINPSDRLAIRDVIGIIFTSTSFRNFSDTRNIHRQAIPIFITDVLLEGNMANILDVMQSFSTRPEVQLRALDKLLTMPEEDLGLPWPEELVEEVISIMTQHERILDIMLSTCLLLLRILGQALAQDSETEIPRSNYIISFLVNILRNHPDSERLITMVYNLLTIISSQGLVSEELEEEGLLQLAQEHLDHFMEDRDICLAVLTLLWSLLVDVVPVNKEPLEKLSAIATWVLTTYLEDVEIAEAGSAVLWLLSLLGCIKDSQFEQVAALFLKSIQLFPTSVLLVNNVCRGLASLAKVSELAAFRVAVLEEGSSGLYLLQDIYQLYNDDPEVVENICMLLAHLASYKEILPELESAGIKDLLRVIVERFTSSLELISYADLVLQALEAAAPPSPEEELKPDEEPESSEVSPQLQEDPIFQT
- the Stkld1 gene encoding serine/threonine kinase-like domain-containing protein STKLD1 isoform X5, translated to MENYQVLKTLRPGALGVNLVVEEIETETRYLIKQVECIDEHHANRALEELMPLLKLQHPNISVYHEMFIMWNDEISSLFLCLVMDYTPHGTFQNIIENKRKTKETFDCEDTEAMHLRKAIRHHPGSLKPILKNIEERQLPGAEMFGFLLPFMLHINPSDRLAIRDVIGIIFTSTSFRNFSDTRNIHRQAIPIFITDVLLEGNMANILDVMQSFSTRPEVQLRALDKLLTMPEEDLGLPWPEELVEEVISIMTQHERILDIMLSTCLLLLRILGQALAQDSETEIPRSNYIISFLVNILRNHPDSERLITMVYNLLTIISSQGLVSEELEEEGLLQLAQEHLDHFMEDRDICLAVLTLLWSLLVDVVPVNKEPLEKLSAIATWVLTTYLEDVEIAEAGSAVLWLLSLLGCIKDSQFEQVAALFLKSIQLFPTSVLLVNNVCRGLASLAKVSELAAFRVAVLEEGSSGLYLLQDIYQLYNDDPEVVENICMLLAHLASYKEILPELESAGIKDLLRVIVERFTSSLELISYADLVLQALEAAAPPSPEEELKPDEEPESSEVSPQLQEDPIFQT
- the Stkld1 gene encoding serine/threonine kinase-like domain-containing protein STKLD1 isoform X2 produces the protein MENYQVECIDEHHANRALEELMPLLKLQHPNISVYHEMFIMWNDEISSLFLCLVMDYTPHGTFQNIIENKRKTKETFDCEWMHTMLSQVLDAVEYLHQLDITHRNIKPSNIALISSNYCKLQDLSSQALMTHEAKWNVRAEEDPCQKSWMAPECLKFSFSCKSDIWSLGCIILDMATCSFLNDTEAMHLRKAIRHHPGSLKPILKNIEERQLPGAEMFGFLLPFMLHINPSDRLAIRDVIGIIFTSTSFRNFSDTRNIHRQAIPIFITDVLLEGNMANILDVMQSFSTRPEVQLRALDKLLTMPEEDLGLPWPEELVEEVISIMTQHERILDIMLSTCLLLLRILGQALAQDSETEIPRSNYIISFLVNILRNHPDSERLITMVYNLLTIISSQGLVSEELEEEGLLQLAQEHLDHFMEDRDICLAVLTLLWSLLVDVVPVNKEPLEKLSAIATWVLTTYLEDVEIAEAGSAVLWLLSLLGCIKDSQFEQVAALFLKSIQLFPTSVLLVNNVCRGLASLAKVSELAAFRVAVLEEGSSGLYLLQDIYQLYNDDPEVVENICMLLAHLASYKEILPELESAGIKDLLRVIVERFTSSLELISYADLVLQALEAAAPPSPEEELKPDEEPESSEVSPQLQEDPIFQT
- the Stkld1 gene encoding serine/threonine kinase-like domain-containing protein STKLD1 isoform X6 → MENYQVLKTLRPGALGVNLVVEEIETETRYLIKQVECIDEHHANRALEELMPLLKLQHPNISVYHEMFIMWNDEDTEAMHLRKAIRHHPGSLKPILKNIEERQLPGAEMFGFLLPFMLHINPSDRLAIRDVIGIIFTSTSFRNFSDTRNIHRQAIPIFITDVLLEGNMANILDVMQSFSTRPEVQLRALDKLLTMPEEDLGLPWPEELVEEVISIMTQHERILDIMLSTCLLLLRILGQALAQDSETEIPRSNYIISFLVNILRNHPDSERLITMVYNLLTIISSQGLVSEELEEEGLLQLAQEHLDHFMEDRDICLAVLTLLWSLLVDVVPVNKEPLEKLSAIATWVLTTYLEDVEIAEAGSAVLWLLSLLGCIKDSQFEQVAALFLKSIQLFPTSVLLVNNVCRGLASLAKVSELAAFRVAVLEEGSSGLYLLQDIYQLYNDDPEVVENICMLLAHLASYKEILPELESAGIKDLLRVIVERFTSSLELISYADLVLQALEAAAPPSPEEELKPDEEPESSEVSPQLQEDPIFQT